CGCCATACCCGAGGAGTTCGGTCAATTAATAGAGGACATAATGAACAACGTCCCGAATATAGATAAGGTTATTCTGAGCGTTCACTGTCACGACGACCTCGGACTTGCCACTGCAAACTCCCTGACCGCGGTAAAACACGGGGCCAGACAGGTTGAATGTACCATAAATGGGATAGGGGAAAGAGCTGGAAACGCAGCTCTTGAAGAGGTGGTAATGGCACTAAAAGTGAGAAAGGACTTTTTCGGAGACCTTTACACCGATGTGAATACGAAAGAGATTTACAAAACTTCCAGACTGCTTTGTAGGATTACAGGAAACTTCGTTCAGCCTAACAAGGCAATCGTCGGGGATAACGCCTTTGCCCACGAGAGCGGAATACACCAGCACGGAGTACTCAGCCACAGAATGACCTACGAGATAATGAACCCCGAAGACGTTGGATTCCCCATGAGCAGAATAGTTCTCGGAAAGCACAGCGGAAGACACGCCCTGAAGAGAAGACTTGAAGAACTCGGCTTTAAGTTCACCAAAGAAGAACTCGACAGGATATTCGAAAAGTTCAAGGAGCTTGCCGACAGAAAGAAGGAAGTTTACGACGAAGACCTCGAAGCACTAATATACCAGGAGTTCATGAAGATAGAGGACCACGAACCCGTAAAGGTTCTCCACTTTCAAGTTCAAAGCGGTGATAACATGATACCGACAGCAACGGTAAAGCTCGAGTTTAAAGGAGAAGAGAGGGAAGCGAGTTCCACAGGAAACGGACCCGTTGACGCGACCATTAAAGCAATTCAGAAAGCCCTCGGCATAGAACCTAAACTCCTGGACTACTCAATTAAAGCCCTCACTCCCAACACGGACGCTCAGGCAGAGGCAAGGGTAGTCTTGGAGCTTGACGGGGTGAAAGCCTCCGGAAGGGGTGTGGATACAGACATAATAAAGGCGAGTGTTAAGGCGTTTACCGACGCCCTGAATAGGGCTATAGTCAGGAAAGAGTACATAATCCAGAGACAGGAAATCAGAGAAGAAGGTACCGTTTGATGTGGAGAATTTTCTTCACAAGGTTCTTCGTAAGGTTTATCCTTTTCCCCCTCCTTGCTGTAATTATGGGAGTTCTTGTTCTGGGAACGATATTCTTCATAACATACACGTGGCTCATTTGGCAAACGATAAAGATAATGGACGAACACCCTTTACTCGGGTTTTTCTTCGTAATCCTTGAGATACTCCTTCTGTCTTTAATAGCTCTTGCAGGTTTATACTTATTCGATAAGGTAAGGGAATTTTTTAAAGAAAGGAGGTTAATATGAAAAAGTTGTCTTTTATTTTACTCTCCGCAGCATTTGTTTACGCTTCATGCCCTGAACCCTCCAAATTTGAAGAGAAATTAAAAGAAATAACCCAAAGGGAGTGGAAAGTTCAGGCAGTATCTGAGGTAAAAGACCTGGGATTGTGTCAGGTGGTAGTAAAGAGAGGACTTGAACCCTTAGTTATTTACATGGACAAGGATATGAACTACTTGATTACTGGAAACGTTATTGACCTCAAGAACGGCAAAAATCTAACTGCAGAAACCGTAAGGAAGTACGCAAAAGTATCCCCCGAAGTTTTGAAAGAGCTTGAAAAGATGACAGACCTCAAATTCGGAAAAGGAGACAAGTACGTTTACTTTATATCAGACCCCCACTGCCCTTACTGTAACAGACTTGCACCAATACTGAAAAACTGGGCTGATAAAAATGACGTACAGATAAGGGTAATCTTCTACCCGCTTCCCTTCCACAAAGGAGCGGATGAAAAGGCTGCAAGCCTTATATGTAAAAAGGATGTAAAGTACGAGGAGCTTCACACAAAAGACAAGCCCGAAAAGGTTTGTGAGGAAGGAATGGAAAAGGTAAAGAAAAACGTAGAGTACCTCTCAAAGCTCGGTGTCACCGGAACACCTACACTCATCGGTATGAACGGTAAAGTTTTGGTTGGTCTTCCGAGAAGTGAAAAACAGCTTGATGAACTCGTTAAATAATCAGCAGCACTTTATCCAGTCGAGGGGCGAGTTTACAAGCCCCAGTTTTTTATGCCACTTGTGAAACTCCTCCACGAGTTCCGGGTACAACTCTATTAAGTAGAACTTTAGCGGTGTGGATAGTCCGAAGTAATCCGCAAAGAGAAGAAAAATGAAGACCTCTTCGAGTTTCTGAGCTTCCCTTCCGAATTCCTGTCCGAATTTGAGTCTGTAAAACTCCTTAAGCACTTCTCTCAGGTTCAAGTTTCCTCTCCTTCTGGAGTTTTCTGAAGGCTTTCCTTATTCCCCTTATAGCCTGTCTGATCCTGTGTTCATTTTCTACAAGTGCAAACCTTACGTACCCCTCTCCGTACTGACCAAAGCCCACACCCGGGGATACCGCAACCTTCGCCTCTTTTAGGAGGAACAAGGAAAAGTCCAGAGAGTTCATATTTATCCATTCGGGAATCTTTGCCCAGACGAACATGGTAGCCTTAGGTTTTTTTACTTTCCAGCCGAGCCTGTTTAACCCTTCCACCAGAACGTCTCTTCTTTTTTGGTAAACCTTTGCGGTTTTTTCCACGATTTCGTAGGGGCTCTCTAATGCGATAATAGAGGCCACCTGTATGGGAGTAAATATACCGTAATCCAAGTAGCTTTTGAGGTGTGCAAGGTTTTTTATGAGTATTTCGTTTCCAACGACAAAGGCTACCCTCCAGCCCGCCATTGAAAAGCCCTTTGACATGGAGTAGAGCTCAACCGCAACGTCTTTAGCACCTTCTATTTCGAGTATTGAGGGGGGCTTGTAACCGTCAAAGGCTATATCCGCATACGCAAAATCGTGTATTATCCAGAGACCGTGTTCCTTTGCAAACTTAACTATTTCTTTAAAAAAGTCCTTTTCTACCGTTATGGTCGTTGGATTGTGAGGAAAGCTTATGACGACAGCCTTGGGTTTTGGCATCGCGGTTTTTACTATCTCGTAAAGCCTCCTTAAAAACTCTTCCTGATGATCTTGATCGTCCGAGAAGTTAAGGGGTATTGAGTGAACTTCCCCTCCTGCAATTATGGGAGCGTAATAGTGAATAGGATAGGTGGGATTAGGAACTATTACCGTATCACCCGGAGATATCATCGCAAGCATCAAATGAGAATACCCTTCCTTTGCACCGATTGTTAGTATAGCCTCCCTCTCAGGGTCGAGTTTCACTCCGTACCTTTCTTCGTAGAAGTTACATATAGCCTTTCTCAGTCTTGGTATGCCCCTTGACGCAGAATATCCGTGAACGTTCGGCTTTTGAGCCACTTCGCAGAGTTTATCTATTATGTGCTTTGCTGGAGGCATGTTAGGATTGCCCATACCAAGATCCACTACATCTTCGCCTTCACGCCTTAGCTTGTACTTGAGTTCGTTAACGAGAGAGAAGACATACTGAGGCAGTCTCTTTATCCTCGGAAAAGCCCAGTCCATAGGGTCTTCAATCATTCTCCATCTCCTCTTCCAGCTCTTTGCACTCGATACACATAGTGGTTACAGGTCTGGCTTTCAACCGCTCAAAGGGAATCTGGGCACCGCAGTTCTCACATATACCGTAGGTACCCATCTCCATCTTCATAAGTGCGTAATCTATCTTGTGAAGTAATTTAGCCTCCCTGTCCTTTATCCTGAAAGTTATAAACCTTTCCGTTTCAAGATCCGCCCTGTCTATTTCGTCTCCTCCCTCAAATTTAACGTTTGATGGGTCCTTAAGTTGACTCTCCGCAGATTCCAGTATCTTTCTCCGCATTTCAAGAAGTATAGCTCTGAGTTCGTTTACCTGTTCCTGTGTAAGGTGTTTCAATATATTCCTCCTTAATTATTAATCTACAAACCTTGCAGGGTCTTTTCTAATCTTTTCGAGGAGTTCTTTCCTCCCGTCTACGAAAATCGCAACCCACTCTGCGAGTCTCCTTCCCAGTCTCCTGCAGGCTTCCTTTTCTTCTTCACTCCTCGGCTCTCCTGCGACAACCGCGCCGTAATGGAGTGTAAACTTTTTTCCAACGTAGTCGGTAACCCCGAAAACTAAAAATCCGAAGTTCATGAGCATCGTAAGAATTGACATGCAGGCAACTTCGTTTCCTCCGCCCCAGCCCCCTGAAGAGGAAAAGGCACAGGCTATTTTTCCGTCTATTTCACCCCAAAGGTCTCCGAGAACGTCGTCGAAAAACCGCTTCATCTTCCACGAAACGAGACCCATGTTCGTGGGAGAACCCACGGCAAGACCATCCGCCCAGAGGACATCCTCCTTTGTAGCTTCGTCAACGTGTTTGAGTCTAACTTCTGTTCCCTCAAGGGAACGGGCACCTTCCGCTACGAGCTCAGCCATCTTTTTAGTATTACCCGTCCTCGTGTCGTATATAACGAGAACCTTTCCCATAAATTAAAAGTTTAACTTACCTCCCCCTCGCTTTAAGCCTCTGGAGTTCTCTCAAAAAGGTTTTCAGGGCCTTTTCTTCCTCTTCCTTGTAAAAGGCTTCCTTTTGAATTGCGTAATCCCAGTCAACCTTTGATGCATCAAACCAAGGTCCGTCTATGCAGGCGAGTTTCTCTTGACCTTCTACGAGAACCCTACAGGCGAGGCAAAGTCCGTTTGCGTCAAGTATGTGTGCATTTACCATGGCTATGTGGGGAATATTTCTTTCTTCGGCAAATCTGTTTATCATCTGAGAGTCTAAATTACTCCCCGCACTCACGATAAGATCAGGTTTTCCGAAGTTTTCAATAAAGTAACCGAGAGCCCACTCGCTGTTTCCCTCTTCCCCTAAAGAGCCGTCTTCGGTAAAGAGAAGAAACTCTTCCGAGATTTCAGAAGCTTCCTTTGTTAGAAAAACCCTTTCCTCGTCTTCCGCTACGTGGACAAAGTATATTTCGTTACTCTCTTCCTTTAATGCCCTTCCAATGTTTATAAGAGGTGCTACTCCCCAGTTCTTGGAGATCAGGAGAACCTTTCCGTAATTTTTTACGGGAAAAGGAGAACCGCAGGGGGCTTCTATGAACTGTATTTTTTCCTCTACGAGCTCGGCGATTTCTAAGGTAGCCCTGCCGCCCACTTCCACCAGAAAGGTATAAGAGCTTTCCTTTACGTCTAGGAATGAGAGAGGGATTGGTTCCGACTCCTCGTTTGCCTGGACGAGTGCGTACTGACCCGGTTTTACGAGTTTTGCCCTCTCGTCCTGAACTTCCAAGAGAACCGCTTTAGGAGTGAGTCTTTCCTTTCTTAAAACCTTATACATTTGAACTTACCTTCATTATGTATTCAAGGCACGTTCTCACGCCGAAGCCCGTTCCGCCCTTCGTGTAGTAGCCGTATTCCTCCTTTGACCATGCGGGACCGGCTATATCAAGGTGGACCCACTTTATGCCTTCACCCACGAACTCTTCAAGGAACATAGCGGCTGTTATCGCTCCTCCGTACCTTCCGCCGGTGTTTAGGACATCCGCAACTGTGTTTTTAATCTTCTTCCTGAGTCTTTCGTCGTCCATGGGGAGTTCCCACACCCTTTCACCGGTTCTCTTTGCGGTTTTCTTTATCTCCTCCGCAAAGTCGGGAGCGTTCGTAAAGAGTCCCGCTGTATACTCTCCTAGAGCTACCATACACGCTCCCGTCAAGGTAGCCATGTCTATTATCTTGTCTGGTTTGAGCTCGCTCGCGTAAGAGAGCACGTCCGCTAAGGTAACTCTTCCTTCCGCGTCCGTGTTATCAATTTCTATGTACTTTCCGTTTTTTGCCTTTATTACATCATCGGGTCTGTAAGCGTTCCCGTCTGGCATATTTTCCGCGGCACCGATGAGTCCGTGAACTTCAACGTCTGGTTTTAATTGAGCTATAGCCCTCATTATCCCGAGGACAGCACACGCCCCGCTTTTGTCCATCTTCATAGTCCTCATGTAATCCCCGGGTTTTATGTTCAGTCCTCCGCTGTCAAAGGTAAGCCCCTTTCCCACAAGTGCTATCTTTTCCTTCGGCTTTCCGGAGGGCTTGTATATAAGGTGTATGAACCTAGGTGGCGTTGCGGAGCCTTTACCCACGGAGTAGAGTGCCATCATACCCATTTCCTGAATTTGTTTTTCGTCGTATACCTTGCACTCAAGACCGAACTCTTCGGCGAGTTTTTTGGCTTCTTCCGCAAGCGTTATGGGATTTATTACGTTTCCGGGTTCGTTTACAAGGTTTCTCGCGTAATTTTGAGCTTCCGCGAATATCTTTCCGAGCCTTATACCTTCCTCATCTCCCCTGTTTATAAGAACTTCTTTAATCTCAAACTTCTCGTCTTCCTTTTTGGACTTGTATTTATCAAACCTGTAATTTCCGAGAATAGCACCCTCCGTTATAGCCTTCGTTATTTCCTTTGAGACATCTCCCCTTCTTGGGATAACTACAACTGTGCTCTCCACTTTGTCCCTTCTCATTCTCTTTACGAGGTTTGCACTCGCCCTTCTGTAAGTGTCCTCGCCTACTTTTTCTTTCTTTCCAAGTCCTACTATGTAAACAAAGTCAACAGAAGTTCCGAGAGTGGGAACTTTCAGTATTTCCCCTTCCTTTCCTTTGAAGTTTTCAAGCTCTGCCACCCTTTTAGCTTTATTGGAAGTTCCCTTGGAGAGTCTGGCGAGTGGTTTCAGGTCACCCTCGTACACGAACACCGCAACGCTTTTCCCTTTGTACTTCTTTATGTCATCTTTGAAAGCCCTTACTTCCATTTCCTTCACCTCACTGTTTATACTATATACTTTAAATGCCTAAAAGGACGGACATCAAGAAGATATTAATAATAGGCTCTGGGCCTATCGTTATTGGACAGGCTGCAGAATTCGACTACTCGGGAACCCAAGCCTGCAAAGCCCTAAAGCAGGAAGGATACGAAGTCATTCTCGTGAACTCAAATCCCGCAACGATTATGACCGACCCAGAAATGGCCGACAAGACCTATATAGAACCCCTTACCGCTGACATACTTGAAGAGATTATAAAGAAAGAAAGGCCTGACGCCCTCCTTCCCACGCTCGGAGGTCAAACGGGCCTAAACTTGGCGGTGGAACTGTACGAGAACGGTGTTCTTGAACGCTACGGAGTTGAGCTAATAGGTGCGAACTACGAGGCCATAAAAAAGGGAGAAGACAGAGAACTCTTTAAAGAAACTATGGAAAGTATAGGGCTGAAGGTTCCGGAAAGTGCTGTCGTTCGCTCTGTAGAAGAAGGACTGAAGGCTGTAGAGAAGATAGGTTTTCCCGTGATACTGAGACCTGCTTTTACTCTGGGAGGGACCGGAAGCTCGGTTGCCTACAACGTTGAGGAGTTTAAAGAGAAGTTAAAGGTTGCCCTTGAGACTTCCCCCATTCACGAGGTTTTGCTGGACAAGTCCCTGATCGGCTGGAAGGAGATAGAGTTTGAAGTTGTAAGAGACAAGGCGGACAATGTCATTATCGTTTGTGCTATAGAGAACTTTGATCCCATGGGTGTTCACACGGGTGACTCCATAACCGTAGCCCCAACACAGACCTTGACGGACAAAGAGTACCAGATGCTCAGGGACGCGGCCATTGCGGTAATAAGGGCGATAGGTGTGGATACGGGAGGTTCTAACATACAGTTTGCCCTCTCACCCGAGAGCGGAGACTTTTACGTTATTGAGATGAACCCGAGAGTTTCACGCTCTTCAGCTCTAGCGTCAAAAGCAACGGGTTTCCCAATAGCAAAAGTCGCGGCAAAGCTTGCGGTGGGCTACACCTTGGACGAACTTAAAAACGACATTACGAAGTTCACCCCAGCCTCCTTTGAACCTTCTATAGACTACGTAGTTGTAAAGATTCCGAGGTTTGACTTTGCAAAGTTCCCCGAAGCGGACAGAACCCTCACCACTATGATGAAGTCCGTAGGGGAAGTAATGGCTATAGGAAGAACTTTCAAGGAAGCACTCCTAAAGGCTGTAAGGAGTTTAGAACTCGACAGGTACGGCCTAGCTTTCCCGAAACTCACGAACGTTGATAAGGTAGAACTCGAAAGGAATTTAATTAACCCAAACGACCAGAGACTCTGGTACATAGCTGAAGCCTTCAGGAGAGGGTATTCCGTAGACGAAGTTTACGAACTCACCAAGATAGACAGATGGTTCCTTTATAACATAGAAGAGATAGTAAAGTTTGAGGAAGTTCTCCGGAAGGAAGAACTTACCCCTGAAATCCTCAGACAAGCAAAGGAAATGGGCTACTCCGACTGGGAGATAGCAAAAATAAAGGGAATTACGGAAGAAGAAGTCAGGAAGCTCAGAAAGGAAGAGGGTATAGTCCCCACATTCAAGGGTGTTGACACCTGCGCGGGAGAATTCGTGGCGTATACACCCTACTACTATTCCTCCTATGAGAGACCTTACTACACTGTAGACGGGCAGGAAATCCTTGATGAAGATTAAAAGGTTTGTTTACTCACTGCCCGAGGAGGAGTTCTACGAACTCGTTTACTCCCAAAACCTTTCCGTTGAGGTCCTTGAAAGGAAAGAGATCGAAGTAATTTTCGCATCTTACAAAGAAATTGAGGGTTTAACTCCCGAGAAGGTAGAGGAAGTAAAGGAAGACTGGGAGAATTGGAAAGAGAAGTTTAAACCTATTGAAGTTGAGGACTTTGTAATAATCCCTTCTTGGAAAAAGCCCGTAATCGTAAAGCCTGGACTTGCCTTCGGGACGGGTCTTCACCCCACAACTCAACTCTGTATAAAAGCCTTAAAGAAGTACTTAAAAGAGGGCATGACTGTTCTGGACGTGGGAACTGGCTCCGGAATTCTCGCAATAGTTTCGGCACTTCTGGGAGCTAAACGGGTAGTGGGCATAGATATAGACGAAAAAGCTGTAAATGAGTGCAGGGAAAACGCAGAGTTAAATAAGGTAAAAGTTGAGTGTTTCAGGGCAGAGCCAAAAGACGTAAACGAGAGTTTTGACCTTGTAGTAGCCAATCTGGAAATTCAC
The genomic region above belongs to Aquifex aeolicus VF5 and contains:
- the leuA gene encoding 2-isopropylmalate synthase; the protein is MGEKVYIFDTTLRDGEQAPGFSMTTEEKLQMAHQLAKLNVDIIEAGFAAASKGDFEAVNRIAKEVKGPVICSLARALESDIEIAAKALEPAERKRIHTFIATSPIHMEYKLRMTPDQVLERIKKAVSFARNFTDDVEFSCEDATRSEREFLYRAIETAIKHGATVINIPDTVGYAIPEEFGQLIEDIMNNVPNIDKVILSVHCHDDLGLATANSLTAVKHGARQVECTINGIGERAGNAALEEVVMALKVRKDFFGDLYTDVNTKEIYKTSRLLCRITGNFVQPNKAIVGDNAFAHESGIHQHGVLSHRMTYEIMNPEDVGFPMSRIVLGKHSGRHALKRRLEELGFKFTKEELDRIFEKFKELADRKKEVYDEDLEALIYQEFMKIEDHEPVKVLHFQVQSGDNMIPTATVKLEFKGEEREASSTGNGPVDATIKAIQKALGIEPKLLDYSIKALTPNTDAQAEARVVLELDGVKASGRGVDTDIIKASVKAFTDALNRAIVRKEYIIQRQEIREEGTV
- a CDS encoding DsbC family protein, producing MKKLSFILLSAAFVYASCPEPSKFEEKLKEITQREWKVQAVSEVKDLGLCQVVVKRGLEPLVIYMDKDMNYLITGNVIDLKNGKNLTAETVRKYAKVSPEVLKELEKMTDLKFGKGDKYVYFISDPHCPYCNRLAPILKNWADKNDVQIRVIFYPLPFHKGADEKAASLICKKDVKYEELHTKDKPEKVCEEGMEKVKKNVEYLSKLGVTGTPTLIGMNGKVLVGLPRSEKQLDELVK
- a CDS encoding cory-CC-star protein; translation: MNLREVLKEFYRLKFGQEFGREAQKLEEVFIFLLFADYFGLSTPLKFYLIELYPELVEEFHKWHKKLGLVNSPLDWIKCC
- a CDS encoding aminotransferase class I/II-fold pyridoxal phosphate-dependent enzyme, encoding MIEDPMDWAFPRIKRLPQYVFSLVNELKYKLRREGEDVVDLGMGNPNMPPAKHIIDKLCEVAQKPNVHGYSASRGIPRLRKAICNFYEERYGVKLDPEREAILTIGAKEGYSHLMLAMISPGDTVIVPNPTYPIHYYAPIIAGGEVHSIPLNFSDDQDHQEEFLRRLYEIVKTAMPKPKAVVISFPHNPTTITVEKDFFKEIVKFAKEHGLWIIHDFAYADIAFDGYKPPSILEIEGAKDVAVELYSMSKGFSMAGWRVAFVVGNEILIKNLAHLKSYLDYGIFTPIQVASIIALESPYEIVEKTAKVYQKRRDVLVEGLNRLGWKVKKPKATMFVWAKIPEWINMNSLDFSLFLLKEAKVAVSPGVGFGQYGEGYVRFALVENEHRIRQAIRGIRKAFRKLQKERKLEPERSA
- the dksA gene encoding RNA polymerase-binding protein DksA, with the protein product MKHLTQEQVNELRAILLEMRRKILESAESQLKDPSNVKFEGGDEIDRADLETERFITFRIKDREAKLLHKIDYALMKMEMGTYGICENCGAQIPFERLKARPVTTMCIECKELEEEMEND
- a CDS encoding flavodoxin family protein, with the protein product MGKVLVIYDTRTGNTKKMAELVAEGARSLEGTEVRLKHVDEATKEDVLWADGLAVGSPTNMGLVSWKMKRFFDDVLGDLWGEIDGKIACAFSSSGGWGGGNEVACMSILTMLMNFGFLVFGVTDYVGKKFTLHYGAVVAGEPRSEEEKEACRRLGRRLAEWVAIFVDGRKELLEKIRKDPARFVD
- a CDS encoding leucyl aminopeptidase gives rise to the protein MEVRAFKDDIKKYKGKSVAVFVYEGDLKPLARLSKGTSNKAKRVAELENFKGKEGEILKVPTLGTSVDFVYIVGLGKKEKVGEDTYRRASANLVKRMRRDKVESTVVVIPRRGDVSKEITKAITEGAILGNYRFDKYKSKKEDEKFEIKEVLINRGDEEGIRLGKIFAEAQNYARNLVNEPGNVINPITLAEEAKKLAEEFGLECKVYDEKQIQEMGMMALYSVGKGSATPPRFIHLIYKPSGKPKEKIALVGKGLTFDSGGLNIKPGDYMRTMKMDKSGACAVLGIMRAIAQLKPDVEVHGLIGAAENMPDGNAYRPDDVIKAKNGKYIEIDNTDAEGRVTLADVLSYASELKPDKIIDMATLTGACMVALGEYTAGLFTNAPDFAEEIKKTAKRTGERVWELPMDDERLRKKIKNTVADVLNTGGRYGGAITAAMFLEEFVGEGIKWVHLDIAGPAWSKEEYGYYTKGGTGFGVRTCLEYIMKVSSNV
- the carB gene encoding carbamoyl-phosphate synthase large subunit — translated: MPKRTDIKKILIIGSGPIVIGQAAEFDYSGTQACKALKQEGYEVILVNSNPATIMTDPEMADKTYIEPLTADILEEIIKKERPDALLPTLGGQTGLNLAVELYENGVLERYGVELIGANYEAIKKGEDRELFKETMESIGLKVPESAVVRSVEEGLKAVEKIGFPVILRPAFTLGGTGSSVAYNVEEFKEKLKVALETSPIHEVLLDKSLIGWKEIEFEVVRDKADNVIIVCAIENFDPMGVHTGDSITVAPTQTLTDKEYQMLRDAAIAVIRAIGVDTGGSNIQFALSPESGDFYVIEMNPRVSRSSALASKATGFPIAKVAAKLAVGYTLDELKNDITKFTPASFEPSIDYVVVKIPRFDFAKFPEADRTLTTMMKSVGEVMAIGRTFKEALLKAVRSLELDRYGLAFPKLTNVDKVELERNLINPNDQRLWYIAEAFRRGYSVDEVYELTKIDRWFLYNIEEIVKFEEVLRKEELTPEILRQAKEMGYSDWEIAKIKGITEEEVRKLRKEEGIVPTFKGVDTCAGEFVAYTPYYYSSYERPYYTVDGQEILDED
- a CDS encoding 50S ribosomal protein L11 methyltransferase, which encodes MKIKRFVYSLPEEEFYELVYSQNLSVEVLERKEIEVIFASYKEIEGLTPEKVEEVKEDWENWKEKFKPIEVEDFVIIPSWKKPVIVKPGLAFGTGLHPTTQLCIKALKKYLKEGMTVLDVGTGSGILAIVSALLGAKRVVGIDIDEKAVNECRENAELNKVKVECFRAEPKDVNESFDLVVANLEIHIFERVLKDILPKFKKIGIFSGLYKEKDLKRFEELLGGLKVKEVFEKENWYAVVVEKG